From the Lampris incognitus isolate fLamInc1 chromosome 6, fLamInc1.hap2, whole genome shotgun sequence genome, one window contains:
- the ifitm5 gene encoding interferon-induced transmembrane protein 5 has protein sequence MDNHSYNYPSDCTPLTNCKSGRKPVGSTVVNMGHTGKVAPRDYLVWSLCNTLYVNFCCLGFMALIYSIKARDQKTQGNLQQAQECSDKAKWYNILAAGWNLLIPLLFIVLLVLLLVHLGSSKGSYDFFGEDGFQSFMKLFSW, from the exons ATGGACAACCACTCGTATAACTACCCCTCCGACTGCACCCCGCTCACCAACTGCAAGTCGGGCCGTAAGCCCGTCGGCTCTACCGTGGTGAACATGGGCCATACCGGCAAGGTCGCCCCGCGGGACTACCTGGTGTGGTCGCTGTGCAACACCCTGTACGTCAACTTCTGCTGCCTGGGCTTCATGGCACTCATCTACTCCATCAAG gcccGGGACCAGAAGACCCAGGGGAACCTGCAGCAGGCCCAGGAGTGTTCGGATAAAGCCAAGTGGTACAACATCCTGGCTGCCGGCTGGAATCTGCTGATCCCGCTGCTCTTCATCGTCCTGCTGGTTCTCCTCCTCGTCCATCTCGGCTCCTCCAAGGGCTCCTACGACTTCTTCGGAGAGGACGGCTTCCAGAGCTTCATGAAGCTCTTCAgctggtag